One Dromiciops gliroides isolate mDroGli1 chromosome 3, mDroGli1.pri, whole genome shotgun sequence DNA segment encodes these proteins:
- the PIH1D1 gene encoding PIH1 domain-containing protein 1 isoform X1, with product MPVRPHSSSSSLRPSTRLLPRTLWGIHRAPPLPPHAPPPFSRRSLPLARGDRPEVWRLPPDERGLSNGKCGFPAWSSSGISKCPSITPGHPSPKAMASASGPGRDSSLLAAELREEARAEAEEESRGLCEQMLLQAMQKILDAQSPMPDSRQIQPKPGFCVKTRSAEGKVFINVCQSDAIPAPADLSEQELLCVLEGDQAAFRIPMSLGEPHAELDRGGNGCTAYDVAINSDFYKKLRSNDFFLEFFVTVAMEGLEDKYGTQLSREWRLLKHRPFLGSISQQNIRTQSQPRPPTIQELGDSPSTEDPPLRLWLEAPDLLLAEVVLPKVASARELSLQLGGDRLVLGAPGTPYHVDVFVPHDINQEQCRAAFNQKSKTLMISLPLSSRTQAL from the exons ATGCCCGTGCGCCCGCACTCCAGCAGCAGCTCGCTCAGACCCAGCACCCGGCTCCTGCCCCGGACTCTGTGGGGAATCCACCGGGCACCGCCCCTCCCACCGCATGCCCCGCCTCCCTTTTCCCGCCGCAGCCTTCCATTGGCTCGAGGAGACAGACCGGAAGTGTGGCGCCTTCCGCCGGATGAGAGGGGGCTGAGTAACGGGAAGTGTGGCTTCCCAG CTTGGTCCAGCTCCGGGATCTCTAAGTGTCCTTCCATCACTCCTGGTCACCCCTCACCCAAGGCCATGGCTTCGGCCTCAGGCCCAGGCCGGGACAGCTCCTTGCTGGCGGCTGAGCTGAGGGAGGAGGCGAGAGCTGAGGCAGAGGAGGAGAGCAGGGGTCTGTGTGAGCAGATGCTGCTGCAG GCCATGCAGAAGATCCTGGATGCCCAGTCACCCATGCCCGACTCCAGGCAGATCCAGCCCAAGCCTG GTTTCTGCGTCAAGACTCGCTCCGCAGAGGGGAAGGTTTTCATCAACGTGTGTCAATCGGATGCCATCCCGGCCCCTGCAGATCTCAGTGAGCAGGAGCTGCTGTGTGTGCTCGAGGGGGATCAGGCTGCCTTCCGCATCCCCATGAGCCTGGGGGAGCCCCATGCTGAGCTGGACCGAG gAGGGAATGGCTGCACGGCCTATGATGTCGCCATCAACAGTGACTTCTACAAGAAGCTTCGG AGCAACGACTTCTTCTTGGAGTTTTTTGTCACGGTGGCTATGGAGGGTCTAGAGGACAAATATGGGACCCAGCTCAGCCGAG AGTGGCGCCTGCTGAAACACCGGCCCTTCCTGGGCTCCATCTCCCAGCAGAACATCCGGACACAGAGCCAGCCACGACCTCCAACCATCCAGGAGCTTGGAGACAG CCCCAGCACTGAGGATCCCCCTCTGAGGCTCTGGCTAGAGGCCCCAGACCTGCTCCTGGCTGAGGTGGTCTTGCCCAAAGTG GCCTCAGCCCGGGAGCTCTCGCTGCAGCTTGGGGGGGACCGACTAGTCCTGGGGGCACCGGGAACCCCCTACCATGTAGATGTCTTTGTCCCCCACGACATCAACCAAGAACAGTGCAGGGCTGCCTTCAACCAGAAGAGCAAG ACCCTGATGATCTCCCTGCCCCTGAGCAGCAGGACCCAGGCTCTGTAG
- the PIH1D1 gene encoding PIH1 domain-containing protein 1 isoform X2: MASASGPGRDSSLLAAELREEARAEAEEESRGLCEQMLLQAMQKILDAQSPMPDSRQIQPKPGFCVKTRSAEGKVFINVCQSDAIPAPADLSEQELLCVLEGDQAAFRIPMSLGEPHAELDRGGNGCTAYDVAINSDFYKKLRSNDFFLEFFVTVAMEGLEDKYGTQLSREWRLLKHRPFLGSISQQNIRTQSQPRPPTIQELGDSPSTEDPPLRLWLEAPDLLLAEVVLPKVASARELSLQLGGDRLVLGAPGTPYHVDVFVPHDINQEQCRAAFNQKSKTLMISLPLSSRTQAL, from the exons ATGGCTTCGGCCTCAGGCCCAGGCCGGGACAGCTCCTTGCTGGCGGCTGAGCTGAGGGAGGAGGCGAGAGCTGAGGCAGAGGAGGAGAGCAGGGGTCTGTGTGAGCAGATGCTGCTGCAG GCCATGCAGAAGATCCTGGATGCCCAGTCACCCATGCCCGACTCCAGGCAGATCCAGCCCAAGCCTG GTTTCTGCGTCAAGACTCGCTCCGCAGAGGGGAAGGTTTTCATCAACGTGTGTCAATCGGATGCCATCCCGGCCCCTGCAGATCTCAGTGAGCAGGAGCTGCTGTGTGTGCTCGAGGGGGATCAGGCTGCCTTCCGCATCCCCATGAGCCTGGGGGAGCCCCATGCTGAGCTGGACCGAG gAGGGAATGGCTGCACGGCCTATGATGTCGCCATCAACAGTGACTTCTACAAGAAGCTTCGG AGCAACGACTTCTTCTTGGAGTTTTTTGTCACGGTGGCTATGGAGGGTCTAGAGGACAAATATGGGACCCAGCTCAGCCGAG AGTGGCGCCTGCTGAAACACCGGCCCTTCCTGGGCTCCATCTCCCAGCAGAACATCCGGACACAGAGCCAGCCACGACCTCCAACCATCCAGGAGCTTGGAGACAG CCCCAGCACTGAGGATCCCCCTCTGAGGCTCTGGCTAGAGGCCCCAGACCTGCTCCTGGCTGAGGTGGTCTTGCCCAAAGTG GCCTCAGCCCGGGAGCTCTCGCTGCAGCTTGGGGGGGACCGACTAGTCCTGGGGGCACCGGGAACCCCCTACCATGTAGATGTCTTTGTCCCCCACGACATCAACCAAGAACAGTGCAGGGCTGCCTTCAACCAGAAGAGCAAG ACCCTGATGATCTCCCTGCCCCTGAGCAGCAGGACCCAGGCTCTGTAG